In Toxoplasma gondii ME49 chromosome X, whole genome shotgun sequence, a single genomic region encodes these proteins:
- a CDS encoding Sad1/UNC family protein (encoded by transcript TGME49_207120), with product MPASAPTAVAKPANGEKGDTLPAVHVSPSLETERQRNEAGSTAGGQEGGGEEVGEGTEREGSKSGGEESETDAQGQESLFRLDAKPSKETRDTSFSVEAMAKDPFPLFSSFSADEGDSEEEENEGYEREQARGQKEGEGSVEKRRRTASGGKAGGEGFSSLDDQTWGTTEDRQKKREEKGDSDVNIDSEREIERSGDGDGNSTSSSSASPDTNRNRPVLQGNNGAPKFSGLRKTVDNDEEAAVHAANANGATPHEWRTAEAKEEASAQGEAEKETAKETEKSRENETEKGNRKEGEGWEARRDASALPPEEHQQNPRESGEAWADGADVSEASLKRNEQHKETEGATSKDASSQRKNESSCSACSMEESCENRRKNRSQDAGQTSKQTTCEAVDTSSSFLSFPSSPSSSCSSSSSPSSALSSSPFTSPCSNPFPSSPSSSFPFSSSFSPSSPSSLSPMRDTVLENETLKRVSPSSLPPSLSSSAASYESANACPLSFDASLSLSFPRFSNEAAVSLRTPGEARDRLQASGRQSGEEGRDEGRGERRMFSRALGLISSLTNLLSPGRLLVSSPPFPGAPAALPSQGEVSAAPSPSLAPLAPVSSRLFSCSRLAGERFCEASPSEGTDKVWLSESRPGSVSRSDSIGRAFPESDHQTAKTYLLGSSLCCLSPHHSEASVAAGVCDSRKASAVYPFLPSCSLRTSTELESCTGEAEKRLSFACVAPLSCPSVLPHSPCVSSRHTENSERGCPAFSELGGEILFSPASACPAVSGERTAEERNLATEHDAERSRCSPGGAWMPCTSRGDSAARAGQTFTPGKVQGESKGLANCAGRNSSLHAEAELSPAAGGECPGHGHDSSVFSSTCLREKSQEIPMSQMRDMDGHAETRPSDTNPQRALECADAGEREVERREERKPSSEGDNNFQDPSPGGSDTAPASRLPFSEEQGREDSPNRRGEDSDEDFGRSEGKGETESDDDKLSLPGASGAVNSQTGNRFFSDEKAKNEGASDREKKRSFRDFLSPPAVVLRPFFLPLSLRRLFLAPLVKAFKRREAHPLLFSFSRDLCAGENANLSDSACDAASQRRGRKEASDERNEPVQPRPRHVETDSEDEANKESSGSPAPLQRPPGESGSFTQQQQETLSASLPVRSSSKEVPEAVPVSSGPSRPRKTAEFTLNGRPFLRGRRYEAEAQKLKFDFASVDAGARVVASSRGVANIKALQRNDLDSYMLVPCELHPKFFVLSFTEPIHVEQVALASMEIYASAFRHIQLLGSDAYPTKQWRLLANLETTASEAHEIFDVKRECSALHEGQACWAKYLKVRLLSHHLDSPYYYCSLTSFQVFGSTGFQMLESHIHSESAPETDSGQSDGDAAAEAKEGGPETTQGSGPESGQHQGGDERTKGGEGDGSDATASGEGGGDEWREEGGNFVSSSGEKNARAAEAAGKARGENQARRNETGTGRGADEAHEEKATEEAHLPERSHGDQERGDERTREDEEERKTRRGEEKTNSDDPNKERSAAFNGRGRGGVPTSPHRQTGTDEEDEVEEEKTARDWREQVSRERANDASVSPDLADSAEILPSSSTCPIAAVPSTEEKGETLAAEKTTEAYVCGGVHAGAYLCDQGERKSGEKEPSRLRSPEDVEGEVTRVTEQRRSEEKGKSWTASPSRGEARGMTPEHKREDDRDPRERRDKSEGNGNSNQEEDENIERKRPPSAGLASAEEEERVSPGAFRASTKSPSSPSSSSAPDSPAGVGGAQQEERRDQATPLDSVHAGRDEKKGDGRRQETDAAGRSGGDAHWGAESHRVRTAAEEEALEERTTVEKRRHGEKQVERRGSETREECVSSEQVQSEGGGLNDAVKTKQDLVSCFSNCEEDRDSRPRAKRTPEGGAEGPYVKSESQRGDEGGPSSRKKPRSASLFPEKVPREGDAEETEREQGLLRQLHQWRGLARLPLLFSPPHGFPLGGATAGDPAGGASLLRSVINFLFPSWDPDAGSRSPSVVFEPLTVSPSFSVFAPSFSRLSPLKRSEARPDEEDGIRRSGQGGFEGGDNRGENETQRISPEVPGAASRQSPGRLPAKAPTEGESEEELSEGASPSPNGRIEAAAKAAREAEDEGVKPCGENEGVKLCEDGEKGEKPARGGSSPSPQTTRVAPPRASSVSSDSQDPRLRLAGPFPGVARLFSRRRWTPSSPPGGRLPRALSPLRTSQERQSTVRPHAASASPSYSSAPPTFPAAFPFPALLPQNTILEDLLAWAERGGQSLSVAGRENAVAEAGGGETVEGSASFLAASSLSPILPLLAQRRKGEGPAGKEGAKALAPVVAATFPSGRNAGAKLPSETDGDRLATRGNALSQMQQQDLLHLLLQNLPAAAATASASLFPSGFPAAQVVENLAGDLSAVPAVASSVQSRPAASGSVSSSSAAGSAKGGAKGSAASASQTGDRTNSAAPPASAKESAAASTVSSKGSGHVLLTLVDRMKAAESQGAQLREKLSEVALSLHSNQQQTLQQVVLLQLLLELVSFLYMRLSKFDAIVPRLPFLLDFADSGAAAAASLAAKRTAALKRVSSASGSVVGDGDTPTGLAADAERSGCSGSDLSPLRKAPGLDTNLSFKSEGASDGGDFITSVASFFAGGREETAAGLASCCRRRPRTGTHALSPKECDGPARKEGASCGGSGEGGESGADNSCESLDAQAEVKDCSGFGEAEGGGTFEGEKESFLATVLRLITQHLVTVFSSVAYLTEEACFVIVSPLVDGLAASVSTPQTTSTSNSQGRRFCLHATETVAGFFSAAATLQQSVLSSLIECWREAVKWKQAGGVSPGAAPSAEKGPSWLSVFLLLLLLHMAYGVFILRFFSRKTSEAVTRAEAAVRECRDLRLSLEFLLRAPTERVGFLGRWPTLDEIEMESSARALSAEDTARLEPSEGAPASFSRQENGEAEPTVLSGERRDAEAKTGTLDAGARSEDRAHGKKDTLPSLASPHQRQYDGPHVSRSQPVTDREEYVGGYERFRLASLALQRDTMKWGRHRNDGTEQGRRQSFDLSSDARDSTRSSRLHPSWQERRKPVFPSLKSISTSQSLEMEKDPFQPCDLRTCRATARPPERSPHLAGDVPSEPLGDFNLTPRPSSAPSNGGVSPSSGVSGGGAPVKATDDSDSRVSKTLHARIDVPFPEETNGEKEWGEDGTDGQLVMPSDVKSDHGASSSPKETLTALVHSSVSLSPYCGFGRQRTSDGGGSASEATESTPAHVASPVPPFLKHKKRTSTCGNLDGNRHSGGELQRGLSSAAGSRRGDRGADRAGKEGTKGEEEKAPQRKSYNGQSHGNRRAFKLQRHTVKGVSGGPSGSVTTLGARRHPLVALKETPVKDARAGTVSVGPGSGAAPRDEADKRGAPRVQEAAGMLPAN from the exons ATGCCTGCGTCCGCTCCGACCGCGGTCGCAAAGCCCgcgaacggcgagaaaggagacaccctGCCGGCTGTCCAtgtgtcgccttctttggagacagagagacagcgaaatgAGGCCGGTTCAACTGCCGGAGGGCAGGAgggtggaggcgaagaagtcgGGGAAGGtaccgagagagagggatCGAAAAgtggaggggaagagagcgagacagatGCTCAGGGACAGGAGTCCCTGTTTCGCTTGGATGCGAAGCCCAGCAAGGAGACTAGAGACACTTCGTTCTCCGTCGAAGCAATGGCAAAGGATCCCTTCCCCctgttttcgtctttctccgctgACGAGGGggacagtgaagaagaggagaacgaagggtACGAGCGCGAGCAGGCGAGGggacagaaagaaggagagggatctgtcgagaagaggcgaaggacaGCTTCCGGCGGAAAAGCTGGGGGAGAAGGATTCTCTTCGCTGGATGACCAGACTTGGGGAACGACGGAGGatagacagaagaagagagaagagaagggagacagcgatGTAAACATCGATTCAGAAAGAGAGATCGAAAGGAGTGGAGATGGGGACGGGAACTCaacgtcttcgtcgtctgcgtctccagatacaaacagaaacagacCCGTGCTGCAAGGAAATAACGGGGCTCCTAAATTCAGTGGCTTGCGTAAGACAGTGGAcaacgacgaagaggccGCAGTCCACGCAGCGAACGCCAACGGAGCGACGCCTCACGAGTGGAGGAcggcagaagcgaaagaggaagcgagtgcacagggagaggcagaaaaggagacagcgaaggagaccgagaaatcgagagagaacgagacagagaaagggaacaggaaggagggagaaggttgggaagcgagaagagacgcgtcgGCGCTGCCTCCCGAAGAGCATCAACAGAACCCCCGAGAAAGCGGGGAGGCATGGGCAGACGGAGCAGATGTTTCTGAAGCGTCGTTGAAACGCAACGAACAgcacaaggagacagagggagcaACCTCAAAAGACGCGTCTTCACaacggaaaaacgaaagctCTTGTTCTGCGTGTTCGATGGAGGAGTCTTGTGAAAATCGCAGGAAGAACCGATCTCAGGACGCAGGACAGACAAGCAAACAAACAACATGTGAAGCTGTCGAtacatcttcttcttttttatcgtttccttcttccccttcgtcttcctgttcttcttcatcttctccctcttctgctctctcttcttctcccttcactTCTCCTTGCTCTAATCCtttcccttcgtctccttcctcttcgtttcctttctcgtcttcattctctccttcttccccttcttcacTGTCCCCGATGAGAGACACTGTCCTGGAAAATGAGACGCTTAAacgtgtgtctccgtcttccttgCCTCCGTCGCTATCTTCTTCGGCTGCTTCGTATGAGTCTGCAAATGCCTGTCCACTCTCGTTCGACGcgtcgttgtctctctcttttccgcgCTTTTCGAACGAGGCGGCGGTGTCCCTCCGGACGCCTGGGGAGGCCCGGGACCGACTCCAGGCTTCTGGGCGACagagcggcgaagaaggcagagatgaggggaggggagaaagacgaatgTTTTCGAGAGCTCTCGGCTTGATCTCTTCCTTGACGaatctcctctctcctggccGTTTGCTCGTCTCGTCGCCGCCGTTCCCTGGGGCTCCCGCCGCCCTCCCCTCGCAGGGTGAGGTTTCCGCTGCTCCATCACCTTCCCTGGCTCCCTtggcgcctgtctcctcgcgtcttttctcttgttctcgccTCGCTGGGGAGCGATTTTGCgaggcgtctccgtctgaGGGGACTGACAAGGTGTGGCTGTCGGAGTCCCGGCCCGGATCTGTCTCCCGGAGCGATTCTATTGGAAGAGCGTTTCCAGAATCGGACCATCAAACAGCAAAGACGTATCTcctcggttcttctctctgctgtctctctcctcaccaCTCAGAGGCCTCAGTCGCAGCAGGCGTCTGCGACTCCAGGAAGGCGTCCGCGGTTTATCCTTTTTTGCCTTCCTGCTCGCTCAGGACTTCGACGGAGCTGGAAAGCTGCACAGGTGAAGCAGAAAAGCGGCTTTCTTTTGCTTGCGTTGCTCCGCTCTCCTGTCCCTCCGTGCTCCCGCACTCGCCCTGTGTTTCTTcgcgacacacagagaatAGCGAACGAGGTTGTCCTGCCTTCTCCGAGTTGGGAGGCGAGatcttgttctctcccgcctccgcTTGTCCTGCGGTTTCTGGCGAAAGAacagcggaggagagaaacctGGCAACAGAGCACGATGCAGAAAGGTCTCGTTGCTCACCGGGGGGCGCTTGGATGCCCTGTACTAGCCGAGGAGACTCTGCGGCGAGAGCAGGCCAGACTTTCACGCCGGGGAAGGTTCAGGGAGAATCGAAAGGCCTCGCGAATTGCGCTGGCCGTAATTCTTCTTTGCATGCTGAGGCGGAACTGTCTCCAGCGGCGGGAGGTGAGTGCCCTGGCCATGGTCACGATTCTTCGGTTTTCAGTTCCACCTGTTTGCGCGAGAAGTCACAGGAGATCCCGATGTCTCAAATGCGCGACATGGACGGCCATGCGGAGACGCGACCGTCTGACACAAACCCCCAGCGAGCACTGGAGTGTGCAGACGCAGGAGAGCGCGAGGtggaacggcgagaagagaggaaaccaaGTTCCGAAGGTGATAACAACTTCCAAGACCCGTCTCCTGGCGGCTCGGACACAGCACCTGCTTCGCGCCTGCCTTTCTCAGAAGAGCAGGGCCGCGAAGATTCGCCGAACAGACGGGGAGAGGACAGTGATGAAGACTTTggcagaagcgagggaaaaggcgaaactgagagcgacgacgacaAGTTGTCTCTCCCGGGCGCGTCGGGGGCGGTGAACTCACAGACAGGCaaccgttttttctcggatgagaaggcgaagaacgaaggTGCTTCTGAccgggaaaagaagagaagttTCCGTGACTTCCTTTCGCCTCCAGCTGTCGTTCTTCgtcccttttttctgcctctctcccttcgtcgcctcttcctAGCTCCTCTGGTCAAGGCGTTCAAAAGGCGCGAGGCGCACCCACttctgttctccttttctcgcgacTTGTGTGccggagagaacgcgaatCTCAGCGACTCCGCATGCGACGCCGCCTCCCAGCGTCgcggcagaaaagaagcctctgacgaaagaaacgaacCGGTGCAGCCCCGTCCGCGCCATGTCGAGACGGAttcagaagacgaagcaaacAAAGAGTCGTCAGGCTCCCCTGCTCCCCTGCAGCGCCCCCCTGGGGAGTCTGGATCCTTCACACAGCAGCAGCAAGAGACCTTGAGCGCCTCCCTTCCTGTGCGTTCCTCGTCCAAAGAAGTACCTGAAGCTGTCCCGGTGTCCAGCGGTCCTTCTCGCCCCCGAAAGACTGCAGAGTTCACTCTGAATGGACGTCCGTTTCTGCGCGGGCGGCGGTACGAGGCCGAGGCCCAGAAGCTGAAGTTCGACTTTGCGTCCGTAGACGCAGGCGCGCGCGTGGTGGCGAGCAGTCGCGGCGTCGCGAACATCAAAGCCTTGCAGCGCAACGACCTGGACTCGTACATGCTGGTGCCCTGCGAGTTGCACCCCAAGTTTTTCGTACTATCCTTCACGGAGCCGATCCATGTCGAGCAGGTGGCGCTCGCGAGCATGGAGATCTACGCCTCGGCCTTTCGACATATCCAGCTGCTCGGCTCGGACGCGTACCCCACCAAGCAGTGGCGCCTCCTGGCGAATCTGGAGACGACGGCGAGCGAGGCTCACGAGATCTTCGACGTCAAACGCGAGTGCAGTGCGCTCCACGAAGGCCAGGCCTGCTGGGCGAAGTACTTGAAGGTCCGGCTCCTGTCCCACCATCTGGATTCACCCTACTACTACTGCTCGCTCACATCTTTCCAAGTCTTCGGCTCGACCGGCTTCCAAATGCTCGAGTCGCACATCCACAGCGAAAGCGCGCCGGAAACCGACTCCGGTCAAAGCGATGGAGACGCCGCAGCCGAAGCGAAAGAGGGTGGCCCAGAAACTACGCAAGGAAGCGGACCTGAGAGTGGACAACAccagggaggagacgaaagaacaaagggaggagaaggagatggGTCCGACGCGACGGCGTCTGGCGAGGGCGGGGGAGACGAAtggagggaagaaggcggaaaTTTCGTTTCGAGTTCCGGGGAGAAAAATGCAAGAGCGGCAGAGGCTGCCGGCAaggcgcgaggagagaaccaAGCACGACGCAACGAGACTGGAACTGGTCGTGGGGCGGACGAGGCGcacgaagagaaagcgacggagGAAGCGCATCTTCCAGAGAGGAGCCACGGGGACCAAGAGAGAGGGGATGAAAGAACtcgagaggacgaagaggaaagaaaaacaagacgtggagaagagaaaacgaactcCGACGACCCAAACAAGGAACGCTCTGCGGCGTTCAACGGACGGGGTCGAGGTGGCGTTCCTACGTCGCCTCATAGGCAAACAgggacagacgaagaagacgaagttgaagaggagaaaactgcccgagactggagagagcAAGTCTCCCGGGAGAGGGCGAACGACGCGAGCGTCTCTCCCGACCTCGCTGACTCCGCAGAGATcctcccgtcttcttcgacttgcCCGATTGCTGCGGTCCCTTcaactgaagaaaaaggagaaacgcttgCAGCGgaaaagacgacagaggcgTACGTTTGTGGAGGCGTGCACGCAGGAGCATACTTGTGTGATCAGGGCGAaaggaagagcggagagaaggaacccAGTCGACTTCGATCTCCAGAGGACGTTGAAGGAGAAGTCACCAGAGTCACCGAACAGCggcgcagcgaagaaaaaggcaaGAGTTGGAcagcgtcgccttctcgaggagaggcgagaggtaTGACGCCTGAACACAAGCGCGAGGACGACAGGGATccacgagagaggagagacaaaagcgaAGGGAATGGAAACTCGAatcaggaagaagacgagaacaTAGAGAGGAAGCGTCCCCCCTCTGCGGGTCTCGCAtccgccgaagaagaggaacgcgtctctccaggAGCTTTCAGAGCGAGCACgaagtcgccttcctcgccttcgtcttcttcagcgcctgACTCTCCTGCAGGGGTGGGCGGCGCgcagcaagaagagaggagagaccaGGCGACACCGTTAGATTCGGTGCACGCGGGCAGAGatgagaaaaagggagacggaaggcgacaggagacagacgcagcaggCCGTTCCGGTGGTGACGCCCACTGGGGTGCGGAGAGCCACAGGGTGCGTACggctgcagaagaggaggcctTGGAAGAGCGAACgacagtggagaagaggagacacggagaaaaGCAGGTCGAGCGACGGGGAAGCGAGACAAGGGAGGAATGCGTTTCTTCGGAACAAGTTCAGTCAGAAGGAGGGGGGTTGAACGACGCAGTGAAAACAAAGCAAGAtctcgtctcctgcttctcgaaCTGTGAAGAAGATAGGGACTCGCGACCGCGAGCAAAGCGCACTCCCGAGGGCGGAGCGGAAGGACCATATGTCAAGTCGGAGAGTCagcgaggcgacgaagggGGTCCGTCTTCGCGGAAGAAACCGCGTTCAGCTTCTTTGTTCCCTGAGAAGGTGCcccgagaaggagacgcggaagagaccGAGCGAGAACAGGGACTGCTTCGGCAGCTGCACCAATGGCGCGGACTCGCGCGACTTCCCCTTTTGTTCTCTCCGCCTCATGGTTTCCCTCTGGGCGGAGCGACGGCAGGTGACCCGGCAGGCGGCGCTTCCCTGCTCCGGAGTGTCATCaacttcctcttcccttcctgGGATCCCGACGCAGGTTCTCGGTCCCCGTCGGTCGTCTTCGAGCCGTTgacggtgtctccttccttctccgttttcgccCCGTCCTTCTcgcggctgtctccgctcAAGCGGTCAGAGGCGAGAccggacgaggaagacgggaTAAGGCGCAGCGGCCAGGGCGGTTTTGAGGGCGGGGacaacagaggagaaaacgagacacaaCGAATCTCTCCGGAGGTTCCCGGTGCGGCTAGCCGGCAGTCTCCAGGCCGGCTCCCTGCCAAAGCACCCACCGAgggggagagcgaggaagaactaAGTGAAGGggcttctccgtcgcccaACGGGAGAATCGAagcggcggcgaaggctgccagagaagccgaagacgAGGGTGTGAAACCttgtggagaaaacgagggtgTGAAACTTTGtgaagacggcgagaaaggcgagaaaccTGCACGCGGCGGgagttcgccttctcctcagACGACTCGCGTTGCCCCGCCGCGAGcctccagcgtctcctctgATTCGCAGGACCCTCGGTTAAGGCTCGCTGGGCCGTTTCCGGGAGTCGCGCGTCTGTTCTCTCGGCGTCGCTGgactccttcttctccaccggGTGGACGCCTGCCTCgtgctctctcgcctctaCGCACCTCCCAAGAGAGGCAATCCACAGTGAGGCCTCACGCGGCCTCAGCCTCTCCGTCCTACTCCTCAGCGCCACCCACCTTCCCCGCCGCGTTCCCCTTTCCGGCTCTTCTTCCGCAGAACACGATTCTGGAAGATCTGCTCGCTTGGGCAGAGCGAGGTGGGCAGAGTCTCTCGGTTGCGgggcgagaaaacgcagtgGCGGAGGCGGGAGGCGGCGAAACCGTGGAAGGGAGCGCCTCGTttctcgcggcttcttccctgtctccgatCCTCCCGCTTCTCGCCCAGAGACGCAAGGGCGAGGGTCCTGCGGGCAAGGAAGGTGCCAAGGCCCTCGCTCCCGTCGTCGCCGCCACCTTCCCGTCAGGGCGAAACGCTGGCGCGAAGCTCCCCAGCGAGacggacggagacaggctgGCTACGCGGGGCAATGCCTTGAGTCAAATGCAGCAGCAGgaccttcttcaccttcttcttcaaaaCCTCCCCGCGGCAGCTGCCACCGCCAGTGCAA GTCTCTTCCCCTCAGGCTTTCCTGCAGCGCAGGTCGTTGAGAATCTCGCGGGAGACCTGTCTGCCGTTCCGGCggtcgcgtcttctgtccAGAGCAGGCCGGCAGCCTCGGGCTctgtctccagttcctcgGCTGCTGGATCTGCTAAAGGTGGGGCAAAGGGCTCTGCTGCCTCCGCCTCGCAAacgggagacagaacgaactCAGCGGCGCCTCCTGCGTCTGCAAAAGAGAGCGCTGCTGCCTCCACCGTCTCTTCCAAGGGCAGCGGCCATGTGTTGCTGACTCTCGTCGACCGCATgaaagctgcagagagccaAGGGGCGCAACTCAGGGAGAAGCTGAGCGaagtcgctctctcgcttcacTCAAATCAACAGCAGACCCTTCAGCAAGTTGTGCTCCTTCAGCTGTTGCTGGaactcgtctcctttctgtacATGCGCTTGAGCAAGTTCGACGCGATTGTCCCTCGTCTGCCCTTCCTGCTCGACTTCGCCGACTcgggcgccgccgccgcggcTTCCCTTGCGGCAAAAAGGACCGCGGCGCTGAAGAGGGTGTCCTCGGCTTCTGGCTCAGTCGTAGGCGATGGCGACACCCCCACGGGTCTTGCCGCCGACGCCGAGCGAAGCGGGTGCTCTGGAAGCGATTTGTCTCCACTGAGAAAGGCCCCTGGCCTCGACACAAATCTCTCTTTCAAGAGCGAAGGCGCGAGCGACGGCGGAGACTTCATCACGTCGGTGGCCTCGTTCTTCGCCGGGggccgcgaggagacagctgcgggCCTCGCGTCCTGCTGCCGTCGGAGACCACGAACTGGGACGCACGCGTTGAGCCCAAAGGAGTGCGACGGCccggcgaggaaagagggcGCCAGTTGTGGAGgaagcggcgaaggcggagaaagTGGAGCAGACAACTCGTGTGAAAGCTTGGACGCTCAGGCAGAGGTGAAGGACTGCAGCGGGTTcggagaggcggaaggcgGGGGTACGTttgaaggcgagaaagagtcTTTCTTGGCCACAGTCTTGCGCTTGATTACCCAACACCTAGTGACAGTGTTTTCCTCTGTGGCGTATCTAACTGAAGAGGCATGTTTCGTCATCGTCTCCCCCCTAGTCGACGGCTTGGCCGCCTCCGTGTCGACCCCGCAAACGACCTCGACCTCGAACTCTCAGGGCCGGCGgttctgtctgcatgcgacggaAACTGTCGCTGGTTTTTTCAGCGCCGCAGCGACACTCCAGCAGAGCGTCTTGTCGTCTCTCATCGAGTGTTGGAGAGAAGCTGTGAAGTGGAAACAGGCGGGGGGGGTGTCTCCAGGCGCCGCGCCCTCCGCCGAGAAGGGACCTAGCTGGCTCTcggtcttccttcttctgttgttGCTCCACATGGCCTATGGCGTCTTCATTTTGCGgtttttctcgagaaaaacCAGCGAAGCGGTGACCCGCGCCGAAGCGGCGGTCCGCGAATGTCGGGACttgcgcctgtctctcgagtttcttcttcgggcTCCGACGGAGCGCGTGGGGTTTCTTGGACGCTGGCCTACTTTAGACGAGATCGAGATGGAGAGCAGTGCGAGAGCACTTTCGGCTGAAGACACCGCTCGCTTGGAGCCCAGTGAGGGGGCAcctgcttctttctcacgacaagagaacggcgaggcgGAGCCGACAGTCTTGTCCGGAGAACGCAGAGATGCAGAGGCGAAAACGGGAACGCTGGACGCGGGCGCTCGCAGCGAAGATCGAGCTcacggaaagaaagacacactTCCCTCGCTTGCATCGCCACACCAGCGACAGTACGATGGTCCCCATGTTTCTCGGAGTCAGCCCGTGACAGATCGCGAGGAGTACGTCGGTGGCTATGAGCGCTTCCGCTTAGCTTCCTTGGCACTCCAGAGGGACACGATGAAGTGGGGGAGACACCGCAACGACGGAACGGAGCAGGGACGGCGACAGTCCTTCGACCTCTCTTCTGACGCGAGGGATTCGACGCGTTCGTCGCGCCTCCATCCGTCGTggcaggagaggaggaaacctGTTTTCCCTAGTCTGAAGAGTATTTCTACTTCCCAATCTTTGGAGATGGAAAAAGATCCTTTTCAGCCGTGCGATCTGCGAACCTGCCGCGCGACCGCGAGGCCTCCTGAGCGAAGCCCCCATCTTGCAGGCGATGTCCCTTCAGAGCCCCTAGGAGACTTCAACCTCACGCCTAGGCCGTCTTCTGCTCCAAGCAATGGAggcgtctcgccttcctctggcGTGTCTGGGGGGGGAGCTCCAGTGAAGGCCACCGACGACAGCGATTCGCGGGTCTCGAAAactttgcatgcgcgaatCGACGTCCCGTTTCCcgaggagacaaacggagaaaaggagtGGGGAGAGGACGGGACAGACGGCCAGTTGGTCATGCCGAGCGACGTGAAGAGCGACCACggggcttcttcctcccccaAGGAAACCTTGACAGCGTTGGTCCACTCTTCTGTTAGCCTGTCGCCCTACTGCGGATTCGGCCGGCAAAGAACTTCGGACGGAGGCGGGAGCGCATCGGAAGCAACGGAATCGACGCCTGCACATGTTGCGTCACCAGTGCCTCCCTTTTTGAAGCACAAAAAACGCACCAGTACGTGTGGAAACCTCGACGGAAACCGCCACAGTGGAGGGGAATTGCAGCGTGGTTTGTCGTCTGCGGCAGGGagcagaaggggagacagaggcgcagaCAGAGCGGGCAAGGAAGGCACGAAAggtgaggaggagaaggcacCACAGAGGAAGAGTTACAACGGCCAATCTCACGGAAACCGGAGGGCTTTCAAGctacagagacacacggtCAAAGGGGTCTCGGGGGGTCCCAGCGGGTCTGTCACGACTCTTGGAGCTAGGAGACACCCCCTCGTTGCCttgaaggagacacctgtgAAGGACGCAAGAGCAGggactgtctccgtcgggCCTGGTAGTGGGGCGGCGCCCCGCGACGAAGCCGATAAGCGAGGAGCCCCACGGGTGCAAGAGGCAGCTGGAATGCTCCCAGCTAACTAG